The Miscanthus floridulus cultivar M001 chromosome 7, ASM1932011v1, whole genome shotgun sequence genome includes a region encoding these proteins:
- the LOC136465981 gene encoding uncharacterized protein, whose product MTNLDQKSFINVPTGKLPHFDGINFAKWKHLMRAYLIGLHPGIWDVFCNRFEPPVDPKNPTLDEMRIIHLNDQATSMFLSALDGDEYNRVIGVDVSKQIWDTLHIALEGVDKVRKARIDLSMAKPNRFVIMDGEGPQEMFDRLMTMVGKIRGYGCDKVDDHKVVKIMLEAYSPRNKTVVTLIRDKKKFEYFTPNDILGRILTFDMQREEANERKRFGELQAKLNGIKIKDCPYEIKDNKYKKDKKEDKTDHRKRKKYMEEAHIGHEWDSTRESTSEEDEKVATIAIHKSSTIPRLFNNMSDNDYYSPHICLMAKGEKMASGGEDDWRGKRKMTEV is encoded by the exons ATGACTAACCTTGATCagaagtctttcatcaatgtgcccacgggcaagttacctcatttcgatgggattaactttgccaagtggaagcacttgatgagagcctatcttataggtcttcaccccggcATTTGGGATGTTTTTTGCAAtagatttgagccaccggttgatcccaagaatccaacactAGATGAAATGAGAATTATTCATCTCAATGATCAAGCCACAAGTATGTTTcttagtgctttggatggtgatgagtacaatagagtaatTGGTGTTGATGTttccaagcaaatatgggacactttgcatatTGCActtgaaggggttgacaaagtgaggaaggcaagaattgatttgtcgATGGCAAAACCCAACCGGTTCGTAATCATGGATGGAGAAGGGCcgcaagagatgtttgatagattgatgactatggtgggcaagattagaggctatggttgtgacaAGGTAGATGATCACAAGGTTGTAAAGATCATGTTGGAAGCTTACTCACCTAGAAATAAGACcgtagtgactctaattagagacaagaagaagtttgagtacttcacaccaaatgatatacttgggaggatcttgacatttgacatgcaaagagaagaagcaaatgagaggaagaggtTTGGTGAGTTACAAGCAAAGCTAAATGGCATaaagatcaaggat tgtccatatgagatcaaagataacaagtacaagaaggacaagaaagaggacaagACCGATCATAGAAAGAGAAAGAAGTATATggaagaggctcacattgggcatgaatgggattcaactagagagagcacaagtgaagaggatgagaaggttgcaaccattgctattcacaagtcatccacTATACCAAGGCTCTTTAACAACATGTCCGATAATGACTACTACTCTCCTcatatttgtctcatggcaaagggtgagaag ATGGCCTCCGGAGGTGAAGATGACTGGAGAGGGAAGAGGAAAATGACTGAGGTGTGA